GTTTGGATACGGGCAGCACGCAACCACCAGAGCGTACATGGAGTACGTGAGGAGGGTGAGCACTGCATAGATCCCAAATGGCAAATAAAATAGCCTAATGGGATAGGCTCTTAGTCAACCAAGCGCCTAGAATAGGAGCGGGAAGCCAACGTGGTAGCCACGTGAAAGATGAAAGGTATAAAGGTTTCCAATTGCAGCAAGGTCTATTATCATCGGCACACTATGCCCTTAAGGAATGTGATTACTATGCGCTGTAAAACGCTGACTGCCGCCGCTGTGGTTCTTATGATGCTGTCTGCTGGCTGTTCTACTTTTGAGAAAGTGGTTTATCGGCCTGACATCAACCAGGGGAACTACCTAACACCGACCGATGTGGCAAAAATTCAAAAAGGTATGACCCAGCAGCAGGTCGCTTACACATTGGGTACTCCGATGCTACAAGACCCATTCGGTACTCAAACGTGGTTCTATGTATTCCGCCAACAACCTGGTCATGAAGGTATTACTCAGCAAACGCTGACGTTGACCTTCAACAGCGCGGGCGTATTGACAGATATTCAGAACAAACCTGAGCTGACCAGATAATCAACGCAGGAACTATCACTTTCGGCTAATGAGGTAAACTCCGGCTCACTGATAACAAATAAGGCGCACTTAGCGCCTTATTTTCTTGCCTTTTCTGCTCGTTGGCGGCGAAGTTCTTTGGGATCAGCAATCAGCGGCCGATAAATTTCCACCCGATCACCATCATTCAGCAGATCGCCCAGCTTGGCCGGACGGCTGTATATTCCCAGCTTATTGCTTTGCAGATCGATATCCCGGCGTAGCTCCAGCAAGCCGGAGTCCTGAATCGCCTGCTCAACGTTGCTGCCCGCAGCCAGCCTCACCTTACGAAGATACTGACGTTCCGGCAAGGCGTAAACTACCTCGACCTGGATCTCAGACACTGTAAACTTGTTTCGCTCGTTGGGTGAAAGCTTGCACCATACTACCTGCCAGCTCTTTGAAAACCTTGCCGAATGCCAGCTCAATCAGCGTGTTGGTGAACTCAAAATCCAGGTGCAGCTCTACCTTGCAGGCTTTCGCACTCAACGGCGTAAACTGCCAGCCGCCCATCAGCTTGCGGAACGGGCCATCAACCAACTGCATATTGATGCTCTGGTTATCCAGCAGCGTATTACGTGTGGTAAAGGTTTTACTGATACCCGCTTTGGCGACATCTACTGCGGCGGTCATTTCGTTATTGGACGCGTCAATCACCCGGCTACCGATACAACCTGGCAGAAAATCGGGGTAAGAATCAACATCGTTAACCAACTGATACATCTGCTCGGCGCTGAATGGCACTAACGCAGACCGATTTATCTGGGGCATATCATTTCCTATAAGACACAAAACGTGCGGATAATACCATTTATCTATCTGCAAACAAAAAATCTGCAATGCACATAGATAGATCAAAAATGCGAAAATTACGCGGGTGCTAACGGTAAAGGATTTCTTTCGCTAGCACATCCAGTATAATGAACACACTATGACAAAGAAAAAAGCACACAAACCCGGTTCTGCCACCATTGCACAAAACAAGCGAGCGCGTTTCGAATATTTCATTGAAGAAGAGATCGAAGCTGGCCTATCGCTGCAAGGATGGGAAGTGAAATCGCTGCGTGCCGGTAAAGCCAACCTCAGCGACAGTTACGTAACATTTCGTGATGGTGAAGCCTATTTGTTTGGTGCCACCCTAACTCCACTCAGCGTCGCTTCATCGCATGTAGTATGCGATCCGATACGTACCCGCAAACTACTGCTGAACAAGCGCGAGTTGGACTCTCTGATTGGCCGTGTAAATCGCGAAGGCTATACCGTTGTCGCACTTTCCATGTATTGGAAAAATGCCTGGTGCAAAGTCAAAATTGGCATAGCCAAAGGCAAGAAAGACCACGATAAGCGTGATGATATCAAAGATCGTGAATGGCAGAAGGCGAAAGCCCGTATCATGAAACATGCCAACCGTTAAGCCTCTGGCTTAACGGGGTAAGCTTCTGGTATACTGCGTAAAGTTACTTGGGGCTGATTCTGGATTCGACGGGATTTGCGAAGCCCTAGGAGCATGCCGAGGGGCGGTTGGCCTCGTTAAAAGCCGCAAAAAAATAGTCGCAAACGACGAAAACTACGCACTAGCAGCTTAATAACCTGCTCAGAGCCCTTTCTCCCTAGCCTCCGCTCTTAGGACGGGGATCAAGAGAGGTCAAACCTAAAAGAGATCGCGTGAATGTCCTGCCTGGGGCTGAAGCGTTAAATCCAATCAGGCTAGTTTGTGAGTAGCGTGTCCATCCGCAGCTCACAGGCGAATGTAAAGATTGGACTAAGCATGTAGTGCCGACGGTGTAGTAATTTCGGACGGGGGTTCAAATCCCCCCAGCTCCACCACTTTTTAGTCTTATGACGTATACTGACGTATACTGAAGTCTACTAAGCCCGCTTGGAACCAGCCTTGCGGGCTTTTTTACGTCTACAGAAGTCTACTGAGATTTGCTAGAAGCTACTCGTTATGGCACCCTTTTTGGGACCCAATGCAAAGGGTCCCAAAATCGAGGGTCCTAAAATGGCAAAGATCGCTAAGAAACTCACTGACACTGAAATCAAAAATACCAAGCCAGCAGAAAAGGAGATCAACCTTTTTGATGGTGACGGCCTGATGCTACGAATCGCTCCCCTATCAAAGGGTGGTAAGAAAAATTGGTATTTCAGGTATGCAGTGCCAGTAACTAAAAAGCGAACAAAAATGAGCTTAGGAACCTATCCTCATCTCACACTTGCCAAGGCACGGGCTTTACGTGATGAATACTTGTCGCTGCTGGCAAATGGTATCGATCCGCAGATCCACAACAACGATAAAGCTAATGCTCTTAAGGATGCCACTGAGCACACGCTACAAGCGGTTGCTAGGAAATGGTTAGATGAAAAGGTTAAGACCTCTGGTATCTCTCCAGACCACGCAGAAGACATCTGGCGGAGCCTTGAACGAAATATTTTCCCCGGTTTAGGCAACGTTCCTATCAAAGAGATCCGTCCCAAGCTCTTAAAACAACATCTTGACCCCATAGAACAACGAGGCGTATTGGAAACCCTACGCCGTATCATTTCACGTCTAAATGAAATCTTCCGTTGGGCTGCGACTGTAGTGGTCAACTAAAACTGGCCACCGCGTTAGAGTTTTTCCAGTATCGGTTTTCCGATTCGTTTGGTGGTAACCCACCGTTATATTCATGCGGCCTGAGCGCGCTGTAATACCCAACGATATAGTCCGTTATTGCGTGGGCTGCATCGCTGAAGTTTATGTAACCCGTCACCGGTACCCATTCGTTCTTCAGACTCCTGAAGAAGCGCTCCATTGGGCTATTATCCCAGCAGTTTCCACGCCGACTCATACTCTGTCTGATCCGATACCTCCACAGTGACTGCCGGAACTGTCTGCTTGTGTAATGGCTGCCCTGATCGCTGTGGAACATCACTCCGGCTGGTTTTCCCCGGGCCTCCCACGCCATCTCCAGCGCTTTGATGGTCAGCCTGCTGTCCGGTGAGAACGACATTGCCCAGCCCACCGGTTTTCTCGCGAACAGGTCGAGAACAACGGCGAGGTAGGCCCAGCGCCTGCCTGTCCAGATATAGGTCACATCGCCACACCACACCTGATTAGGCTCTGTCACTGCGAACTGCCGCTCAAGGTGATTCGGGATAGCGATGTGTTCAAGGCCACCGCATTTATACCGATGAGTGGGCTGTTGACAACTGACCAGCCCCAGCTCTTTCATGAGCCTGCCGGCGAGCCATCGTCCCATCCTGAAGCCCTTCATGGTTGCCATAGTT
The sequence above is drawn from the Serratia symbiotica genome and encodes:
- the bamE gene encoding outer membrane protein assembly factor BamE — protein: MRCKTLTAAAVVLMMLSAGCSTFEKVVYRPDINQGNYLTPTDVAKIQKGMTQQQVAYTLGTPMLQDPFGTQTWFYVFRQQPGHEGITQQTLTLTFNSAGVLTDIQNKPELTR
- a CDS encoding RnfH family protein is translated as MSEIQVEVVYALPERQYLRKVRLAAGSNVEQAIQDSGLLELRRDIDLQSNKLGIYSRPAKLGDLLNDGDRVEIYRPLIADPKELRRQRAEKARK
- a CDS encoding type II toxin-antitoxin system RatA family toxin encodes the protein MPQINRSALVPFSAEQMYQLVNDVDSYPDFLPGCIGSRVIDASNNEMTAAVDVAKAGISKTFTTRNTLLDNQSINMQLVDGPFRKLMGGWQFTPLSAKACKVELHLDFEFTNTLIELAFGKVFKELAGSMVQAFTQRAKQVYSV
- the smpB gene encoding SsrA-binding protein SmpB, with protein sequence MTKKKAHKPGSATIAQNKRARFEYFIEEEIEAGLSLQGWEVKSLRAGKANLSDSYVTFRDGEAYLFGATLTPLSVASSHVVCDPIRTRKLLLNKRELDSLIGRVNREGYTVVALSMYWKNAWCKVKIGIAKGKKDHDKRDDIKDREWQKAKARIMKHANR
- a CDS encoding integrase arm-type DNA-binding domain-containing protein, with the protein product MAKIAKKLTDTEIKNTKPAEKEINLFDGDGLMLRIAPLSKGGKKNWYFRYAVPVTKKRTKMSLGTYPHLTLAKARALRDEYLSLLANGIDPQIHNNDKANALKDATEHTLQAVARKWLDEKVKTSGISPDHAEDIWRSLERNIFPGLGNVPIKEIRPKLLKQHLDPIEQRGVLETLRRIISRLNEIFRWAATVVVN
- a CDS encoding IS3 family transposase (programmed frameshift) encodes the protein MKKRNFSAEFKRESAQLVVDQNYTVADAASAMDVGLSTMTRWVKQLRDERQGKIPKASPITPEQIEIRELRKKIQRIEMENEIFKKGYRALDVRLPEQFSIIGKLRAHYPVVTLCHVFGVHRSSYKYWKNRPEKPDGRRAVLRSQVLELHSVSHGSAGARSIATMATMKGFRMGRWLAGRLMKELGLVSCQQPTHRYKCGGLEHIAIPNHLERQFAVTEPNQVWCGDVTYIWTGRRWAYLAVVLDLFARKPVGWAMSFSPDSRLTIKALEMAWEARGKPAGVMFHSDQGSHYTSRQFRQSLWRYRIRQSMSRRGNCWDNSPMERFFRSLKNEWVPVTGYINFSDAAHAITDYIVGYYSALRPHEYNGGLPPNESENRYWKNSNAVASFS